A region from the Vicia villosa cultivar HV-30 ecotype Madison, WI linkage group LG3, Vvil1.0, whole genome shotgun sequence genome encodes:
- the LOC131655092 gene encoding uncharacterized protein LOC131655092, translating to MESLDRISSVDKILDLLSTVGYVDATGSDAPPSQKIAAGLSWIITALNPNSNTIHDENNTQYIEESLKLIECPYPLQQTHIQNCDADALFPVIHWITSRLRSTQEQCVSEVCHDEETIEEKDELKTTSIKLDELNQRKTNVVEQLDELRVRINKKGADSAVQKLYPLIMSMKDLERKETSFLFNRDAKHSELQAEISELERKIASDYDSQCLNDELHHSLSELLESVDLMKKELAVRLRDVVAVRRQIDDLPCQSEIVQYEHRLSELYAQIQGKHRQTRKYYSTYNALLEIKELMLKETSLLNSIISQFQEAFSSADGRVKLVHSMEGIVKGSQQKLEKVQLGLQEEERNRNDLKGKYAAAIGEQKHCYSLMKAFQEKCSKEKLQC from the exons ATGGAGTCACTAGACAGAATCTCAAGCGTCGACAAAATTTTGGATCTACTTTCCACAGTCGGCTACGTCGACGCCACAGGTTCCGATGCACCACCGTCGCAGAAAATCGCCGCCGGCCTCTCTTGGATCATCACCGCCCTCAACCCTAACTCCAACACAAT ACACGATGAAAACAACACACAGTACATAGAAGAATCTCTAAAATTGATAGAATGTCCGTACCCTCTTCAACAAACTCATATTCAAAATTGTGACGCTGATGCTCTTTTTCCTGTTATTCATTGGATTACTTCACGTCTAAGATCAACACAAGAACAATGTGTCAGTGAG GTATGTCATGATGAAGAAACTATTGAAGAAAAGGACGAGCTTAAAACTACTTCGATAAAGTTGGATGAACTG AATCAGCGGAAGACGAATGTTGTGGAGCAGTTAGATGAGTTGAGAGTGAGAATCAATAAGAAAGGTGCTGATTCTGCAGTTCAGAAGTTGTATCCTTTAATCATGTCTATGAAG GATCTTGAAAGGAAGGAAACCAGCTTTCTGTTCAACCGTGATGCTAAGCATTCAGAACTTCAGGCCGAGATTAGTGAATTAGAGAGGAAAATAGCAAGTGACTATGATAGCCAGTGCCTTAATGATGAGCTTCATCATTCTTTAAGTGAATTACTTGAAAGTGTTGATTTGATGAAAAAG GAACTTGCTGTTAGACTAAGGGATGTAGTGGCAGTAAGGCGACAGATTGACGATCTGCCATGCCAATCAGAAATCGTCCA GTATGAACATCGGCTCTCAGAACTGTATGCTCAAATCCAG GGAAAGCATCGACAGACTCGCAAATATTATTCTACCTACAATGCTCTGTTGGAAATAAAAGAATTGATGTTAAAGGAAACATCTTTATTGAATTCGATCATTTCACAG TTTCAAGAGGCCTTTAGCAGTGCTGATGGTCGTGTAAAACTTGTTCATTCTATGGAAGGAATTGTCAAGGGAAGTCAACAG AAACTGGAAAAGGTTCAACTAGGGCTTcaagaagaagagagaaaccgTAATGACCTTAAGGGTAAATATGCTGCAGCAATCGGTGAGCAAAAGCACTGCTATTCTTTGATGAAAGCTTTTCAG GAAAAATGTTCCAAGGAGAAGTTACAGTGTTAG